A region from the Pseudomonas triticicola genome encodes:
- a CDS encoding sensor domain-containing diguanylate cyclase, translated as MIASRTPSITGLTGRPERLLILGSLLTVIAMVCIVTFLLIREYASAQEVATRRATTIAQLIDADVLRTVELYDLTLQGLIAAAQRDDLQNVSPQIRHLALFDRSATARFKGDILLLDKHGEVIANSSRIEAKPGNFADRDYFLAHAFNRDIGMFISRPFKTRCDCEEADQWRISFSRRISSQTGEFLGVAVASLKLDYFDDLFKSLDIGTDSTLNIINSDGVLLAQKPYLQSDSVGKSFGNRPNVVRILSDRDGSGSFTSTSSMDKQRRLYTYSRVGNLPLTVMVALSSEEVFGTWRRTAILISGATGVLCLGLLWLTWLLGRELRLRHRAERELAQLAATDDLTGVANRRMLDQTLRHEWFRAQRSGQPLSVMMIDADHFKAFNDRHGHQAGDQVLRELARVITANVRRPADLVARYGGEEFSVILAETDSAGAQQIAEQIRQAVENLPWVEGAERAMTVSIGIATWTSASEMTLEQLLFAADKALYQAKEGGRNRVVVSA; from the coding sequence ATGATCGCCAGCCGCACGCCTTCCATCACAGGCCTTACCGGTCGCCCCGAGCGCCTGCTGATCCTCGGCAGCCTGCTGACCGTGATTGCGATGGTGTGCATCGTTACCTTCCTGCTGATCCGCGAGTACGCCAGTGCACAGGAAGTCGCCACGCGCCGCGCCACGACCATCGCGCAATTGATCGATGCCGACGTGCTGCGCACCGTCGAGTTGTACGACCTGACGCTGCAAGGCCTGATCGCCGCCGCTCAGCGTGACGACCTGCAGAACGTCTCGCCGCAGATCCGCCATCTGGCACTGTTTGATCGCTCTGCCACCGCGCGCTTCAAGGGCGACATCCTGCTGCTCGACAAACACGGCGAGGTGATCGCCAACTCCTCGCGCATCGAAGCGAAACCGGGCAATTTCGCCGATCGCGATTATTTTCTCGCCCACGCATTCAACCGCGACATCGGCATGTTTATCAGCCGACCGTTCAAGACCCGCTGCGATTGCGAAGAGGCCGATCAGTGGCGCATCAGCTTCAGCCGGCGCATCTCCTCGCAGACCGGCGAATTTCTCGGCGTGGCGGTGGCGTCGCTGAAACTCGACTACTTCGACGACCTGTTCAAAAGCCTCGACATCGGCACCGACAGCACGTTGAACATCATCAACAGCGATGGCGTGCTGCTCGCGCAGAAGCCGTATCTGCAGAGCGATTCGGTCGGCAAGAGTTTCGGCAACCGCCCCAACGTCGTGCGCATTCTCAGCGACCGCGATGGCAGCGGCAGTTTCACCAGCACTTCGAGCATGGATAAACAACGGCGGCTCTATACCTACTCGCGGGTCGGCAATCTGCCGTTGACCGTGATGGTGGCGCTGTCCAGCGAGGAAGTGTTCGGCACCTGGCGCCGCACGGCGATCCTGATCAGCGGCGCCACCGGCGTGTTGTGCCTGGGGTTGTTGTGGCTGACGTGGCTGCTCGGCCGGGAACTGCGTTTGCGCCATCGCGCCGAACGCGAACTGGCGCAACTGGCTGCCACCGATGACCTGACCGGTGTGGCCAACCGGCGCATGCTCGACCAGACCCTGCGCCACGAATGGTTCCGCGCCCAGCGCTCGGGCCAGCCGCTGTCGGTGATGATGATCGATGCCGACCACTTCAAGGCCTTCAATGATCGCCATGGCCATCAGGCTGGGGATCAGGTCTTGCGTGAACTGGCCAGGGTAATCACCGCGAACGTGCGACGCCCGGCGGATCTGGTCGCGCGGTATGGCGGTGAAGAGTTTTCGGTGATTCTCGCCGAGACCGACAGCGCCGGGGCGCAGCAGATCGCCGAGCAGATTCGCCAGGCTGTGGAAAATTTGCCCTGGGTCGAAGGCGCTGAGCGGGCGATGACCGTGAGTATCGGCATCGCCACCTGGACATCGGCGAGCGAGATGACACTGGAGCAGTTGTTGTTTGCAGCGGACAAGGCGTTGTATCAGGCCAAGGAAGGCGGGCGCAATCGCGTTGTGGTGTCAGCCTGA
- a CDS encoding nucleotidyltransferase domain-containing protein: MENLSLSEALFTATQQKVLGLLFGKPDQTFYANEIVRWAQVGKGGLMRELDRLQRAGILSMTRVGNQTHYQANPACPIYAELLGITRKTFGFAEPLRQALEPFAEQITWAFVYGSIAKNSANTLSDIDLMLIGEGLHYSELMERLMPLEEQLGRPINPTLYTPQDWARKLAAQNSFVMRVMQQEKIDLSGANPLESKDGQQRESGESST, from the coding sequence GTGGAAAACCTTTCTTTGAGCGAAGCGCTGTTCACTGCCACCCAGCAAAAAGTCTTGGGATTGTTGTTCGGCAAGCCCGACCAGACCTTCTACGCCAACGAAATCGTGCGCTGGGCGCAGGTTGGCAAGGGCGGCCTGATGCGTGAACTCGATCGATTGCAACGAGCCGGGATCCTCAGCATGACACGAGTGGGTAACCAGACCCATTACCAGGCCAATCCCGCATGTCCTATCTACGCGGAGCTTCTGGGCATCACGCGCAAGACATTCGGCTTTGCCGAGCCTCTTCGTCAGGCATTAGAGCCGTTTGCCGAACAGATCACTTGGGCGTTCGTGTATGGCTCCATTGCCAAAAACTCGGCGAACACACTCAGTGACATAGATCTCATGCTGATTGGCGAAGGCCTGCACTACAGTGAATTGATGGAGCGACTCATGCCGTTGGAGGAGCAATTGGGGCGTCCCATCAACCCGACGCTATACACCCCGCAAGACTGGGCCAGGAAGCTGGCAGCGCAGAACAGTTTTGTCATGCGAGTGATGCAGCAGGAAAAAATCGATCTGTCAGGGGCAAACCCTTTGGAGTCCAAGGATGGGCAGCAACGAGAGTCTGGAGAATCTTCTACGTAG
- a CDS encoding heavy metal sensor histidine kinase, with translation MSSNSIALRLSGMFTLVALVVFLLIGGALYQQVDKGLGLLPEAELDARYSVLESTVGRYGTPEHWVKINNKLKLLGEEDKRISFWISSGDPRYEYGNLTPQIRAAINGPLGMHDLQLPDQPYPLKVLVSQFPAKDQRPPLRFMIGIDTETLHQTQHHLLIALISLAIVGVLLASALGYWVARIGLKPLIKLSQEAQRLAPPLRAGRLRLSPLPPELEQFVESFNSTLERVELAYSRLESFNADVAHELRSPLTNLIGQTQVALTRGRSAEHYFEVLQSNLEELERLRSIINDMLFLASADQGNKATKLTSTSLADEVATTLDYLDFILEDAQVEVRVSGDAQVQIEVAHLRRALINLLSNAVQHTEPGQVIEVRIEVEEHQVSIGVANPGTPIASEHLPRLFERFYRVDASRSNSGNNHGLGLAIVKAIALMHGGDVFVRSDRGMNTFGIHLPV, from the coding sequence GTGTCCAGTAACTCGATTGCCTTGCGCCTGAGCGGCATGTTCACGCTGGTGGCGCTGGTGGTGTTTCTGTTGATTGGCGGCGCGCTGTATCAACAGGTCGACAAGGGCTTGGGATTGTTGCCCGAAGCTGAGCTGGATGCGCGGTACAGCGTGCTCGAATCCACCGTTGGCCGTTACGGCACGCCGGAGCATTGGGTGAAGATCAACAACAAGCTCAAGCTGCTCGGGGAAGAAGACAAGCGCATCAGCTTCTGGATCAGCAGCGGTGATCCGCGCTACGAATACGGCAACCTTACGCCGCAGATTCGTGCCGCCATCAATGGCCCGTTGGGCATGCACGATCTGCAACTGCCCGATCAACCCTACCCACTGAAAGTGCTGGTCAGTCAGTTCCCCGCCAAGGATCAGCGCCCGCCGTTGCGTTTCATGATCGGCATCGACACCGAGACGCTGCATCAGACCCAGCATCACTTGCTCATCGCCCTGATCAGTCTGGCGATTGTCGGGGTGCTGCTGGCCTCTGCATTGGGCTATTGGGTCGCAAGAATCGGTCTGAAGCCGTTGATCAAACTGTCGCAGGAAGCCCAGCGTCTGGCACCACCGCTGCGCGCCGGACGCTTGCGTCTGTCGCCGCTGCCGCCGGAACTGGAACAGTTTGTCGAGTCGTTCAACTCGACCCTGGAACGGGTCGAACTGGCCTATTCACGGCTGGAATCGTTCAACGCCGACGTCGCCCATGAACTGCGTTCGCCGCTGACCAACCTGATCGGCCAGACCCAGGTCGCGCTGACTCGCGGGCGCTCCGCCGAACACTATTTCGAAGTGCTGCAATCGAATCTCGAAGAGCTGGAGCGGCTGCGTTCGATCATCAACGACATGCTGTTTCTGGCCAGCGCCGATCAGGGCAACAAGGCGACCAAACTGACCTCGACGTCCCTGGCTGACGAAGTGGCGACGACACTGGACTATCTGGATTTCATTCTTGAAGACGCGCAGGTTGAAGTTCGGGTCAGCGGCGATGCGCAAGTGCAGATTGAGGTCGCGCATCTGCGCCGGGCGCTGATCAATTTGCTCAGCAACGCGGTGCAGCACACCGAACCGGGTCAAGTGATCGAGGTGCGCATCGAGGTTGAAGAACATCAGGTGAGCATTGGCGTGGCCAATCCCGGGACGCCGATTGCCAGCGAGCATCTGCCGAGGTTGTTCGAACGGTTTTATCGGGTCGATGCCTCGCGTAGCAACAGCGGCAATAACCACGGGCTGGGGCTGGCCATCGTCAAGGCGATTGCGCTGATGCATGGCGGAGATGTGTTTGTGCGCAGTGATCGGGGCATGAACACCTTCGGCATTCACCTTCCGGTCTGA
- a CDS encoding multidrug efflux RND transporter permease subunit — MNSHKGISTWCIDHPVATILLTFALVLVGVIAFPRLPIAPLPEAEFPTIQVSAQLPGASPDTMASSVATPLEVQFSAIPGMTQMTSSSALGSTLLTLQFTLDKSIDTAAQEVQAAINTAAGKLPKDMPTLPTWKKVNPADSPVLILSVSSTQMPGTELSDLVETLLSRQISQVDGVGQINITGQQRPAIRVQASADKLAAIGLTLADIRLAIQQTSLNLAKGALYGESSISTLSTNDQLFHPEDYSQLIVSYKDGAPVHLRDVAKVVNGAEDAYVQAWAGDRPGVNLVIFRQPGANIVETVDRIQAALPGLEAMLPASVQVKTLIDRTQTIRASLHEVEITLLIAILLVVAVMALFLRQLSATLIVSAVLGVSLIASFALMYILGFSLNNLTLVAIVVAVGFVVDDAIVVVENIHRHLEAGDDMREAAIKGAGEIGFTVVSISFSLVAAFIPLLFMGGVVGRLFKEFALTATSTIMISVVVSLTLAPTLAALFMRKPVHHANAKPGFSERLLGWYEKGLRRALDHQKLMIGVFGLSLALAVAGYIFIPKGFFPVQDTGFVLGTTEAAADISYGDMVKKHLAMAEIVAADPAVQAFSHSVGVSGSNQTIANGRFWIALKKRGDRDVSASQFIDRIRPQLMKVPGIVLYLRAGQDINLSSGPSRAQYQYVLKSNDGATLATWTQRLTEKLRSNPAFRDISNDLQLGGSITHISIDRSAAARFGLTASDVDEALYDAFGQRQINEFQTQVNQYNVILELDTKQRGKAESLNYFYLRSPLSGEMVPLSALARFDAPTIGPLSIAHDGMFPAANMSFNLAPGVALGDAVIQLNQAKAEIGMPTAISGNFQGAAQAFQSSLASQPWLILAALVAVYIILGVLYESFVHPLTIISTLPAAGLGAVIMLWICGQDFSIMALIGLVLLIGIVKKNGILMIDFALEAQRQRGLPPQEAIFEACITRFRPIIMTTLAALLGALPLMLGYGTGAELRQPLGIAVVGGLLVSQMLTLFTTPVIYLWLERLFHRHSHPPAPTPATALATTD; from the coding sequence ATGAACTCGCACAAGGGCATCTCGACCTGGTGCATCGATCACCCGGTGGCGACGATTTTGCTGACGTTCGCTCTGGTACTGGTCGGCGTAATTGCCTTCCCGCGTTTGCCGATTGCGCCACTGCCGGAAGCGGAATTTCCGACGATCCAGGTCTCGGCACAGTTGCCCGGCGCCAGCCCCGACACCATGGCTTCCTCAGTGGCCACGCCGCTGGAGGTGCAATTCAGCGCTATCCCCGGCATGACCCAGATGACCTCCAGCAGCGCGCTGGGCTCAACTCTGCTGACCCTGCAATTTACCCTCGATAAAAGCATCGACACCGCCGCCCAGGAAGTACAGGCGGCGATCAACACCGCCGCCGGCAAGTTGCCCAAGGACATGCCAACGCTGCCGACGTGGAAGAAGGTCAACCCGGCCGACAGCCCGGTGCTGATCCTCAGTGTCAGCTCGACACAGATGCCCGGCACCGAACTCAGCGACCTGGTGGAAACTCTGCTCTCGCGTCAGATCAGTCAGGTCGACGGCGTCGGCCAGATCAACATCACCGGTCAGCAACGCCCGGCGATTCGCGTACAAGCCTCGGCGGACAAACTCGCGGCCATCGGCCTGACGCTGGCCGACATTCGGCTGGCGATCCAGCAGACCAGCCTTAACTTGGCCAAAGGTGCGCTGTACGGCGAATCGAGTATCTCGACGCTGTCGACCAACGACCAGTTGTTCCACCCCGAGGACTACAGCCAGCTCATCGTTTCCTACAAGGATGGCGCCCCGGTTCACCTGCGCGATGTCGCCAAAGTCGTCAACGGTGCGGAAGATGCCTACGTGCAGGCCTGGGCCGGAGATCGCCCCGGTGTGAATCTGGTGATTTTCCGCCAGCCCGGCGCCAACATTGTTGAAACCGTCGACCGCATTCAGGCCGCCCTGCCCGGCCTCGAAGCGATGCTGCCGGCCTCGGTGCAGGTGAAAACCCTGATCGACCGCACGCAAACCATTCGCGCTTCGCTGCATGAAGTCGAGATCACTTTGCTGATCGCGATCCTGCTGGTGGTCGCGGTGATGGCGCTGTTCCTGCGGCAGTTGTCGGCGACGCTGATTGTTTCGGCGGTGCTCGGCGTCTCGTTGATCGCCAGTTTCGCCCTGATGTACATCCTCGGCTTCAGCCTGAACAACCTGACGCTGGTGGCGATCGTCGTGGCGGTCGGCTTCGTCGTGGACGATGCGATCGTGGTTGTGGAAAACATCCATCGCCATCTCGAGGCCGGCGATGACATGCGCGAGGCGGCGATCAAGGGGGCCGGCGAGATTGGCTTCACCGTCGTTTCGATCAGTTTCTCACTGGTGGCGGCGTTCATTCCGCTGCTGTTCATGGGCGGTGTGGTCGGGCGCCTTTTCAAGGAATTCGCCCTGACCGCGACTTCGACGATCATGATTTCCGTGGTGGTGTCGCTGACCCTGGCGCCAACCCTTGCCGCGCTGTTTATGCGTAAGCCGGTACATCACGCCAACGCCAAACCCGGTTTCAGCGAACGCCTGCTCGGCTGGTACGAAAAGGGCCTGCGCCGCGCCCTCGATCATCAGAAATTGATGATCGGCGTGTTCGGTCTCTCGCTGGCGTTGGCGGTCGCCGGGTACATTTTCATTCCCAAGGGGTTCTTCCCGGTGCAGGACACCGGGTTCGTCCTCGGCACCACGGAAGCCGCTGCGGATATCTCCTACGGCGACATGGTGAAAAAACACTTGGCGATGGCCGAAATCGTCGCGGCCGATCCGGCGGTGCAGGCGTTCTCGCACTCCGTCGGGGTTTCCGGCAGCAACCAGACCATCGCCAACGGGCGCTTCTGGATCGCCCTGAAAAAGCGCGGCGATCGCGATGTCAGCGCCAGCCAGTTCATCGACCGCATCCGCCCGCAACTGATGAAAGTGCCCGGCATCGTCCTTTATTTGCGCGCCGGGCAGGACATCAACCTAAGCTCCGGGCCGAGCCGTGCCCAGTATCAATATGTGCTGAAGAGCAATGACGGCGCGACCCTCGCCACCTGGACCCAGCGCCTGACCGAGAAACTGCGCAGCAACCCGGCGTTTCGCGACATTTCCAACGATCTGCAACTGGGCGGCAGCATCACCCACATCAGCATCGACCGCAGCGCCGCCGCGCGTTTCGGCCTGACTGCAAGCGATGTCGACGAGGCGCTGTACGATGCATTCGGCCAACGGCAGATCAATGAATTCCAGACCCAGGTCAACCAGTACAACGTGATTCTCGAGCTGGACACCAAACAGCGCGGCAAGGCCGAAAGCCTCAATTATTTCTACCTACGCTCGCCACTGAGCGGCGAGATGGTGCCGCTGTCGGCGCTGGCAAGGTTTGACGCGCCAACCATCGGCCCGCTGTCGATTGCCCACGACGGCATGTTCCCCGCCGCCAACATGTCATTCAACCTCGCCCCCGGCGTGGCATTGGGCGATGCGGTGATTCAGCTCAATCAGGCCAAGGCCGAGATCGGCATGCCCACCGCGATCAGCGGCAATTTCCAGGGTGCGGCGCAGGCGTTCCAGAGTTCGCTCGCCAGCCAGCCGTGGCTGATTCTGGCGGCGCTGGTGGCGGTGTACATCATTCTCGGCGTGCTTTATGAAAGCTTCGTGCATCCACTGACGATCATTTCGACCCTGCCGGCGGCAGGTCTGGGCGCGGTGATCATGCTGTGGATCTGCGGCCAGGACTTTTCGATCATGGCGTTGATCGGTCTGGTGCTGCTGATCGGCATCGTCAAAAAGAACGGCATCCTGATGATCGACTTCGCGCTTGAAGCGCAGCGCCAGCGCGGTCTGCCGCCGCAGGAGGCGATTTTCGAAGCGTGCATCACCCGGTTCCGGCCAATCATCATGACCACCCTCGCCGCCCTGCTCGGCGCATTGCCGCTGATGCTCGGCTACGGCACCGGCGCCGAACTGCGCCAGCCGTTGGGCATTGCCGTGGTCGGCGGTTTGCTGGTCAGCCAGATGCTGACGCTGTTCACCACGCCGGTCATATACTTATGGCTCGAGCGGCTGTTTCACCGGCACTCACACCCACCAGCCCCAACGCCCGCAACGGCACTGGCGACCACAGACTGA
- a CDS encoding heavy metal response regulator transcription factor: MRVLIIEDEEKTADYLHRGLTEQGYTVDLARDGVEGLHLALECDYAVIVLDVMLPGLDGFGVLRALRARKQTPVIMLTARERVEDRIKGLRDGADDYLGKPFSFLELVARLQALTRRSGGHEPVQVTIADLWIDLISRKATRAGTRLDLTAKEFSLLSVLARRQGEILSKTAIAEMVWDINFDSDANVVEVAIKRLRAKLDGPFNEKLLHTIRGMGYVLESRGVQ, translated from the coding sequence ATGCGCGTTCTGATTATCGAAGACGAAGAAAAAACCGCAGACTATTTGCACCGTGGCCTGACCGAACAGGGCTACACCGTCGACCTTGCCCGCGACGGTGTCGAAGGCCTGCATCTGGCGCTGGAATGCGACTACGCCGTGATCGTCCTCGACGTCATGCTGCCGGGGCTCGATGGCTTCGGCGTACTGCGCGCACTGCGTGCGCGCAAGCAGACCCCGGTGATCATGCTCACCGCCCGCGAGCGCGTCGAAGACCGCATCAAAGGCCTGCGCGACGGCGCCGACGATTACCTCGGCAAACCGTTTTCCTTTCTCGAACTGGTCGCCCGCCTGCAAGCGCTGACCCGCCGCAGCGGCGGCCATGAGCCGGTGCAAGTGACCATCGCCGACCTGTGGATCGACCTGATCAGCCGCAAGGCCACCCGCGCCGGCACGCGCCTGGATCTGACCGCGAAAGAGTTTTCCCTGCTCAGCGTGCTCGCCCGTCGCCAGGGCGAAATCCTTTCGAAGACCGCAATCGCGGAAATGGTCTGGGACATCAATTTCGACAGTGACGCCAACGTCGTCGAAGTCGCGATCAAACGCCTGCGCGCCAAGCTCGACGGGCCGTTCAACGAAAAGCTGCTGCACACCATTCGCGGTATGGGTTATGTGCTGGAGAGCCGTGGTGTCCAGTAA
- the lpxC gene encoding UDP-3-O-acyl-N-acetylglucosamine deacetylase, which yields MIKQRTLKNIIRATGVGLHSGEKVYLTLKPAPVDTGIVFCRADLDPVVQIPARAEYVGQTTMSTTLIKGDVKVHTVEHLLSAMAGLGIDNAYVELSASEVPIMDGSAGPFVFLIQSAGLEEQDAAKKFIRILREVTVEDGDKRATFVPFEGFKVSFEIDFDHPVFRDRTQSASVDFSSTSFVKEVSRARTFGFMSDIEYLRKHNLALGGSVENAIVVDADGVLNEDGLRYEDEFVKHKILDAIGDLYLLGNSLIGEFKGFKSGHALNNQLLRKLIEQTDAWEVVTFEDASTAPISYMRPVAAV from the coding sequence ATGATTAAACAACGCACACTGAAAAATATTATCCGTGCCACAGGTGTCGGCCTGCACTCCGGTGAGAAGGTCTATTTGACCCTCAAGCCTGCGCCTGTCGACACTGGCATTGTGTTTTGTCGCGCTGACCTCGATCCTGTGGTGCAGATTCCTGCCCGCGCGGAATACGTTGGTCAGACCACTATGTCGACGACGTTGATTAAAGGCGACGTCAAAGTGCACACGGTAGAGCACTTGCTCTCGGCCATGGCTGGCCTGGGCATCGATAACGCCTACGTCGAGCTCTCCGCGTCCGAAGTCCCGATCATGGATGGTAGCGCTGGACCCTTCGTATTCCTGATTCAATCGGCTGGCCTGGAAGAACAGGACGCCGCCAAGAAATTCATCCGCATCCTGCGTGAAGTGACAGTGGAGGACGGCGACAAGCGCGCCACTTTCGTCCCTTTCGAAGGCTTCAAGGTGAGCTTCGAGATCGATTTCGATCACCCGGTATTCCGGGACCGCACCCAAAGTGCAAGCGTGGATTTTTCCAGCACTTCGTTCGTAAAAGAAGTCAGCCGCGCCCGTACCTTTGGTTTCATGAGTGACATCGAGTACCTGCGCAAGCACAACCTCGCACTCGGCGGCAGCGTGGAAAACGCGATCGTGGTCGACGCTGATGGCGTGTTGAACGAAGACGGTCTTCGTTATGAAGACGAATTCGTCAAACACAAGATCCTCGACGCGATTGGCGACCTGTACCTGCTGGGCAACAGCCTGATTGGTGAGTTCAAAGGCTTCAAGTCCGGTCATGCACTGAACAACCAGCTGCTGCGCAAATTGATTGAGCAGACAGATGCGTGGGAAGTGGTGACGTTCGAAGACGCCAGCACCGCACCGATCTCTTACATGCGCCCGGTTGCGGCGGTGTAA
- a CDS encoding OprD family porin, whose amino-acid sequence MFYPARLTPLFIAFAATIAPAAHADEPAQQGFVAGSSLNLNARNYYMNRNRLQKADDNIEWGQGFLGVFQSGYTEGTVGFGVDAHAMLGLKLDGGGGTDGSSILPISDGNGKAPGSFSTAGGTLKLRAFDTELKAGDLFLTNPVIAGGDTRMLPQSFRGISLSNHSFDGWLIEGGQASFTKPYNQSGHTRIGTSYGTLADGDDSQHLNWAGVSWSGVEGLTSSLYASELKDIWNQYYYDLDYTWRLNDLVSLNPGLHSYHTQDTGDALLGDIDNNTWSAHLTVGIGSHSVTAAYQRVNGNTPFDYISQGDSVYLDNSQQYSDFNGPNERSWKLKYAYDFTGVGIPGLTSALSYSRGTLDLTKADPDSAGYSSWYSADGRNAKHWERDIDLQYVVQSGQAKDLAMRLQWATNRGGNGYGAIDSDTDEYRVIIDYPVNVF is encoded by the coding sequence GTGTTTTACCCTGCCCGCCTCACACCGCTGTTCATTGCATTTGCCGCAACGATTGCCCCCGCCGCCCACGCCGATGAGCCTGCCCAACAAGGCTTCGTCGCAGGTTCGAGCCTCAACCTCAACGCCCGCAACTACTACATGAATCGCAACCGCTTGCAGAAGGCGGACGACAATATCGAGTGGGGTCAGGGTTTTCTCGGCGTGTTCCAGTCTGGCTACACCGAAGGCACGGTCGGCTTCGGCGTCGATGCCCATGCCATGCTCGGCTTGAAACTCGATGGCGGAGGCGGGACCGACGGTTCGAGCATCCTGCCGATCAGCGATGGCAACGGCAAAGCGCCGGGCTCGTTCTCCACCGCAGGCGGGACGTTGAAGTTGCGCGCCTTCGATACCGAGTTGAAGGCCGGTGATCTGTTCCTCACCAACCCGGTGATTGCCGGCGGCGACACGCGCATGCTGCCGCAGAGCTTTCGTGGCATCAGCCTGAGCAACCACAGCTTTGACGGCTGGCTGATCGAAGGCGGCCAGGCCAGCTTCACCAAGCCGTATAACCAAAGTGGACACACGCGAATCGGCACGTCCTACGGCACGCTGGCAGACGGCGATGACAGCCAGCACCTGAACTGGGCCGGTGTGTCCTGGAGCGGCGTTGAGGGCCTGACCAGCAGTCTTTACGCGTCCGAGCTCAAGGACATCTGGAACCAGTACTACTACGACCTCGACTACACCTGGCGACTGAACGATCTGGTCAGCCTCAACCCGGGCCTGCACTCCTATCACACGCAGGACACCGGCGATGCGCTGCTCGGCGACATCGACAACAACACCTGGAGCGCGCACCTCACCGTCGGCATCGGCAGCCACAGCGTCACCGCCGCGTACCAACGCGTGAACGGCAACACGCCGTTCGACTACATCAGCCAGGGCGACAGCGTTTATCTGGACAACTCTCAGCAATACTCGGACTTCAACGGCCCGAACGAACGTTCCTGGAAGCTCAAGTACGCTTATGACTTCACCGGTGTCGGCATCCCCGGCCTGACTTCGGCGCTGTCTTATTCACGCGGCACGCTGGATCTGACCAAAGCTGACCCGGACAGCGCAGGCTATTCGAGCTGGTACAGCGCCGATGGCCGCAACGCCAAGCATTGGGAACGCGACATCGATTTGCAGTACGTCGTACAAAGCGGCCAGGCCAAGGACCTCGCGATGCGCCTGCAATGGGCCACCAACCGTGGCGGCAACGGCTACGGCGCGATTGATTCGGATACAGATGAATACCGCGTGATCATCGACTACCCGGTCAACGTCTTCTAA
- a CDS encoding efflux RND transporter periplasmic adaptor subunit yields MSIQKNKILLATLLILLAAAGLWFALKPAPAKLATPTAIPVRVVTVSAKDVPRYTSGIGSVLSLHSVVVRPQIDGILTKILVKEGQLVKAGDLLATIDDRSIRASLDQARAQLGESQAQLQVALVNLKRYKLLSVDDGVSKQTFDQQQALVNQLKATAQGNQASIDAAQVQLSYTQIRSPVTGRVGIRTVDEGNFLRMTDTQGLFTVTQIDPIAVEFSLPQQMLPTLQSLISDPQRAPVKAYIGADTDGETGNLLGEGQLTLIDNQINANTGTIRAKAEFANASQKLWPGLLVTVKIQTAVDKDALVVPPTVVQRGLEQHFVYRVKDDKVEAVPVQMVYQGSGQDIIKGVNAGDVLVTDGQSRLKPGSSVQVMSEPAQVVQAEPKP; encoded by the coding sequence ATGTCCATTCAGAAAAACAAAATCCTGCTGGCCACTCTCCTGATTCTGCTGGCAGCCGCCGGCCTGTGGTTCGCGCTGAAACCGGCGCCGGCCAAACTGGCTACACCGACTGCCATTCCAGTGCGGGTGGTGACGGTCAGCGCTAAAGACGTGCCGCGCTATACCAGCGGCATCGGCTCGGTGCTGTCGCTGCACAGCGTGGTGGTGCGTCCGCAGATCGACGGGATCCTGACGAAAATTCTGGTCAAGGAAGGTCAGCTGGTCAAAGCAGGCGACCTGCTCGCCACCATCGACGACCGCTCGATCCGCGCCAGCCTCGACCAGGCCCGGGCGCAGTTGGGCGAGAGTCAGGCGCAGTTGCAGGTCGCGCTGGTCAATCTCAAGCGCTACAAACTGCTCAGCGTCGACGACGGCGTATCGAAACAGACCTTCGACCAGCAACAGGCCTTGGTCAATCAGCTCAAGGCCACGGCGCAAGGCAATCAGGCCTCGATCGATGCGGCACAGGTGCAACTCTCCTACACGCAGATTCGCTCCCCGGTCACCGGGCGTGTCGGCATTCGTACAGTCGATGAAGGCAACTTCCTGCGCATGACCGACACCCAGGGCCTGTTCACCGTCACGCAGATCGACCCGATCGCCGTCGAGTTCTCCCTGCCGCAGCAGATGCTGCCGACCCTGCAAAGCCTGATCAGCGATCCGCAACGCGCACCGGTCAAGGCCTACATCGGAGCCGATACTGATGGCGAAACCGGCAATCTGCTCGGCGAAGGTCAGCTGACCCTGATCGACAATCAGATCAACGCCAACACCGGCACCATCCGCGCCAAGGCCGAATTCGCCAATGCCAGCCAGAAGCTCTGGCCGGGTTTGCTGGTGACGGTAAAAATTCAGACCGCTGTGGATAAAGATGCGCTGGTGGTTCCGCCCACCGTCGTACAGCGTGGCCTCGAACAACACTTTGTTTACCGCGTGAAGGACGACAAGGTCGAGGCGGTGCCGGTGCAAATGGTTTATCAGGGCAGCGGCCAGGACATCATCAAAGGTGTCAACGCTGGTGACGTGCTGGTGACCGACGGCCAGTCGCGACTCAAACCGGGCTCGAGCGTACAAGTCATGAGCGAGCCAGCGCAAGTGGTGCAGGCGGAGCCGAAGCCATGA